CACGGCCACTTTTAATGTTGCAGGTCAGTTTGTTGCTGTGGGTGTTTTTTAGCTCCGGGGATCACAAAAATGAgcatttgcttgtttttgtgaCTGAACTGTGAGGAAGAGGGAGCCGCCGTCGTCTAAAATGAGAACTGGCTTATGTGATGCAAATGCATATCTGTTATTGACGCCATGGCTTCAAGACATACGACTCTATGTTTCAGTACAAGCTCCCATCTAGTGAAAAGTGACAACTGAACCCTggttccatccattatcttGGTGCATTGTGTCTGCGAGACAACAACACACCGTGCAACTTCCATTATTCTCTGCACTGCATCCAAATGACACATCACTGGAGCTTTACTCTGCTGCTCAATAACGGGGTGCATCAGGTGACATGAAGGTGAAATTACATCAGTTCACTTGGCATCGCAGTTCCTGTCATGCTGACATGCATGTGATCGTGTGTGCACGAGTGAAAGtcggttgttttttagctttaaTGCGACTGGCAGTCACACTTGCAGTTTATAAGAAATACGGTATGTTCACATTTCTTATGTGAGCCACCAAATTTATGGCTGCATTTGATATGCTTTTCAACTTTACCCTTTATGGGATGAACCTCATCTTCAGTGAGCTGTAATTATATCGCTAAAGCGTTGTTATGTAAGAGTTTCAGTGGAAGCCATCAGTGCTCATTGTTTGCCCACACTCAAATTGCTCAGTAATTGCAACTAAGAAGGAACTGAGAGATGGTTGGCTCATCAAAACCGAGATATATGTCAGCACACTTTTGTCTTGACCTGCACTGCTAATTCAGCTTATATGAAACGCATTGCTCTTCAGATAATACACTGTTTTCATGTCAAGCGTCTTGGTCCTCTGACCTTGGAAAAATGGAATCATGGTATGGTATGTTGTAGCGTGTTTCTGTTAGACCTTTAAAATAGTCGGATGTGAATTTGAGAAAATAAAACCTTGAAAAATATGGAAATGATTGTATGTGAGAGTATTCCTTTATTTATTAAACACCACACCCAACATCATCATTTTATCTATATCAGCTTACCATGTCTTATCCTGTTATGGCAAAAATATTTAGGTTTCATGTGCTTTTTTTTGATTGTTTGAAGTGTTCACAGTGTCATTAAATTTGGTGTACAAATGTATCTCAGTAAGTTTCTCATATATGTTTAGGTTTTGTGCTGTTTAATTCAATACATTCATGTATCGAGACAGATTAATGAAGCTCCTCCCTGGTTAAATGACTAACCCCCTGAGACTGGTTTGTAATCCGGTCCTGCTTGGCATCACACATGCTGCTGGACTGCAGAACAGTGATCCCTTCAGGGCAGGACCCTGCTGACAGAGGTTTGGATCTATGTCAGGGTCTCTGTGGGATCGGTGTCTCCTGACAGGTCTGAGAATAGAGTCTGGCGTGATTGGGATACTTTCCACAAAGCAGGGTGAAATGACCTACAGCGGAGCCTCGTATCCTCGTCCCACCATGTAAACAGTGGACAACGCAGGTCAGAGGTTATTATACAGAGAAATCATTTTACTTCCATATACTTTCATTATTGGTATTTTGCTTCATAGGTACTGAAGACAAAACAATGTTGAATAGAAGTAGCACATAAAATAAGTTTAACCTAAAGGATCtttttgagggttttttttctgtaaatggTGAGAAAACTGCTATTGGCAGATCTAAAACAGATCTTGGCTGATTGGCCAGCAGAATCAGGTGGGTGGAGTAAACTACATGACATCTCAATGGAGGTGGTATAAATAGGACATTGTGGGGGTTCTCCTATATACTCCTAGGGAAGTGAGCAGGTGGTTGAGGCTGCATACTCCAACCTCCAGAGCATTGAGGATAAAACTCTTATTACTTATCAGCAGATTAGCAGCATGGAGATGTCCAGTCCAACGTAAGTCCAATGTGTGGTGTTTTAAGGGTGAAGTAGATGGATGGCATTTTGTCATGCACCTCACAAACGAATTACAGTGTGTATAAATTTCATCACACATTAAGATATTACATTGATCTAAATCTCTGTTTGTTCATTGCCAGTGTCCTGCCATTGGTTGGTCTGGGGTCAATGGCCCACTCAGCTGGACTTGTGGAAATTGCTGTCAGGCTGTGCTTGAACCAACGTGAACAGCTGTGTCCTCACGTGTGGGTCCCCATCCTTAAGCCTTCACGGCCTTGCATCCGTCCTCAAGTTTCAGAGCAGGTATCTGTTGACGTTTTAAGACAAACTTCTCTGCACCACCCTTTCTCATCTTTCTTGGATGACTTGGACGATGACGTTCTGATCCCAATCAAAAACAAGCGTGTGGTTTTTGCCGACTCGTGGGGATACTCTCTCACGGCTGTGCGAGTGTTTTCCGATGAAGAGGAGCAGTCAGACCTCGGCCCGCTGCCCTCGTTGCAGGGTTTAGGAAGCATGACGGAGGATGGCTACAGCTGCACCGTCAGCACCTGCTGCCCAGGAACGCAGCTCAAGCTGGGCTTTCCACAGCCCTCTCTAGATTTCCAGGCCTTTCGCGCCAAACTGGCAGAGAGTATGGTCATCCTGGAGAACTGCACCGTTAGTGAACAGGCCCTCCAAGGTACCGTACGAGTCAAGAACATCAGCTTTCAGAAGGATGTGTGCGCGCGCATCACCTTTGACTCTTGGCTGAGCTTCAGAGACGTGCCCTGCACATACGTGCAGAAACGCTTCGGAGGACCTCAGACAGACATCTTTGAATTTGACATAGCCATTCCAAAAGTGCTCGATGCCAAGAGGAAGATAGAGTTCTGTTTAAAGTATCTGCCTGCGGGGCAAAGTAAGCCTTTTTGGGACAACAACAACGGACAGAATTACAACATAGCAGTGTGTGTGAACTCACATCTCTGCCACGGGAAGAATCTAAGTGAGTCATAACGCAGCCTGTAAAATTATCTCTATTTTTATCCTGCATACTACGCTAGTTGTGGGTTAGTGTGTCTTAGAtgatttttattgcattttaaattattttcacttcaaattgattttcttttgttttatttcaattaaaactTGTTTGTTGTATTGAATTTTCTTATccttatccttttttttttttttttttttgcatgctaGAGTCCACACTCTCATGTCCTTGTGGTCAGTCTAAATCGTATGAATTACTCTTACGCATGGTGAAGGGATCCCTTTCCCTGCTGGAGTTGGTCAGAGATTTCTGAGTTAGTGGCCAACAGAGGCCCCATAGTAGGGCAGAAGCTAATCTTAACTTGGCTCTGTATACAGACCACAGGCATGCTGTCAGGCAGTTACTGCAGGGATTTCATTTGCCCTATTGCCTTCCTCTTATGTTCAATAACCTCAACCCACTGAATGGCTTTCAGTGTCATTGCAGTTTGTTAAGTGGAAAGTTAATTATAATGAATTTCTTAATCATAACTCCGCAGTTAGCTTTTAAAGCAggaaaatgtttgaaatgtaGAATTGCTGCTTAGATATTTGACAATTTTTACAACGTTTTAGGCAGCAGGCCATCTGGCAGTGACTGTGTAGACAAGGAATCACAAGAAGTCAGAAAAATATGAACATATAATGTTTGGAGTCAAACACAATTATCTGAACAGTCACATCACATTTGAAGTGAAGCAGAAGAAGACTGCATCATGGGGGAGAATACTGAGAAAACATGATTAGGACACCTGGAGAGAGCACTTATGAATCTCAACAGGTATAGAGCAATTCTAAAATGTCTTAATATCATCTTCTACACAGCAGTCCTGTTAGGGCCTCATCTGCTACAGTTCATAACAGAGTCCTGAAATATGCATCGTCTAAAccgacaatttaaaaaaaaaacactatacTACTCCAGGCAAGAGGAAAGGTGGAAAGCAGCTATGAAAGCCCAAAAGATGACCTACACACAATGGGCTCAGCTGTTTTGTCTGGTCCAGCTCAGTCAGTCTTTCAGACTCAAAAAGACTTGTCAGCGTCCCACACTGATGTTGCACACTTTACAGCTCGGATCTTTCTTGGCGTTGGCTGTTGTCAGACTCATGAGCTGGTGGCGCCCGCTAATCTGCTCCACGCAGCCCCCTTCCAAATGAACTGGCTCCGTGAAGAGCACCTCCAGGATGACATCACTGGCGTGGCAGTACAAAGGCTCCTCCCCCTGCTTCTGAGGGGCAATGTACGTCAGGAAAGGGTTAGAGGCCAAGTCCAGCATTGGGAGGCGGGTGCGACAGAAGGTGTCGCCCTCTGTGCCGACAGGagccagcaccagcaccacgtAGTGATAGGCTGTGTACATACAGTAGAAGTCTGCAAAATACAGGCAGATGTTGGGATTCAGCAGGTGGCCAGCGGGGATCTGGAATCGCAGGGGACCGTATGGGGAGTCATTGGGGGGGAGCCCTGTGTCAAACTCTGTGttgcagctgaagaagactccCTGCAGTTTGCCATTGATGGGGGAGCCGTGACTCCCGCTGTTGTCTTTCAGTGCTGGACGCATCAGTCCCCCACATTCCTTTCTAAATCAAGATATGAAAAGGATGTAAGTATTCCATTTTAGTGCTGTGGACCTAACTttacaggaaagaaaaaaagaaagcagcaCTGACCTGACAAAGTCAAAATATTCTGGATGCTGGTTGCGATAAAACAAAGAGAATTTCAGCAGCCTCCCTGCAGAGCCTTTGGCCTTGTCGAAAAGCTGCTGTAGGTGTTCCATAGCATAGTCTGCAATGTTGCATAATATCTTCAAGCTTACACAACATTCAAATGCCAATGACGATCACACCAGCTGTGTGCAACAAATCTTTGTCCTTATCTTGCTTTACTTTGATCAAAGCTCTCAGAATCCATTGCACAGATACGTGCTGTTATTTTAGCTGGATGATATGGTAGGTCTTACCTCCAGTGCAGAACTCCACTACCTGGCTCCACTCCGACACCAGGTAGTCACCGTCTGGCTGTCGGACGGCAGTCTGGACAGCAACACAGTACTCAGTCCGTGGGCTCAGGAACCAATGTCCCCTGACTGCCATGGGGAGGGGCACAGCCTTGGCCACCAGCTTGGTGGGAACATCCTGGAAGATAAACCATGAAAAATGAGACATCAGGAGCAACATACAGGGCTGTAACAGGGTGCTGTGTGTTTAATTTACACTTTAAAGCAAGACAAATGTAAACATAGTTGTTAGTCAACCATTTTTCTCCATAAACTGTGCGTTATTAGCATATCATTACATTTTAAGCCCAAGCTGCTGTAACTAGGATACATCTAATCAAATCATCGGCTTTGTTTTGACCAAGGCCTCTAAGAAGCAAAGCTAATTACTGCAGGCTCAGAGGCCCATATATCCATGGCAACATCCCTGATGCAAGTTTGTTTGTGACACTTTGTGAACTGTAGCTATCTGAGAGTGAACATAACAATGATTCAGGAAGCATCCACACAGTCTTATCATGTTCACCATTTAAGTTCAGCATGTCAGAATGCTAACGTTTGCTATATGATAAAACCCAAGAACAGCTGAGACTGATGAGGATACAAGTAGTTCTGCTAACATGCTGCTAACGTGCCTAAGTAAACACATCTGTGCTTCATACAACAAGTTGTACATGAGGTGGATGTAGTTTTTCTACAGATGCAGGTACAGCAGTAGAAAGTACATATTGTAAAAACAGCATAACAACGGCAGTTTCATTAGATGTTTTTAACTAACTGATGTGAATTTGAAGTGATTAAGATGAAAGCTGTTCTGTGATGCAGCTGAATTTGTTGGTTTTTGTCCACTTTAATGGAAACAATGTGCATATGAGTCACTGGCCTGGAGCTGGTGACTGCTCATATTTTCCTTTTCCCTTGAATTGGAAGTGACTGAAAGGACACAACCAAGCTACGCTGTATTCAAACTATATATCATAAGGCAATCAGAACCATCTCTTAACCCAACCAAACTCTGATGGAAtaaatatttttctcttttatgtgtgtgtgctttggcATAAGGTTCAAGGAGGACTGGATGGACTTTGAAAAATGAATGGTCTGAATATAGAATGGGCAGCACAGGTAGAGGACAGTACATGAGGTCATGCAGCAGTTTCAGACCCTGTGTTTAAAGCGGTTGGGGTCCTTGTTTTCTTTGCGGCTCAGGTCAATGAAGAAGTGTGTGGCTCTTGCAGTGTCTTCAGAGGTCATGTCCCACATGATGCGGAAGGAGTCACAGGTCACCTCACAGATCTGGATATTGCAGGGAGTCGAAAGAGGGGGGTCCATTTCGGTCATCTGTCGTCACAGAGATAAAAGCACAGTTACATTAAAGTGGAGGGTATAGCAGTGCTGAATATGGGCAAAATCTGCCTGAACTGGGTCACAAAGAGCTATGAAGTTGACACTGGGCAGCACTAAAAAACACTTTGGATCAACGCATCTCAAACGGAACAAAATGAACTTCTCACTGAGGGATGTGTGTGCCAACCTATTACTCGCTGTCTTaatcttttttcccctccatctCCCTTTTCTTGCTCTTAACTGGCATTTTCCATCATTACACAACTCCATACACCCCCAGCTGAGTGAGTggcctctgttttctctctgcattTCAGAATCCACTTACAGGAGTCTCCCAGCAACCACACAAATACAGCCTCCCTCACCTTTATCCTTGTGATTGTTGAGGAAGGGTTCATAAACAAATGCAATGTCTGCACCTGTCAGCAAGTGTTGAAACTATGGgaaacattttgaacatttgtgcctctttttttaaatgcatacAGAAAAGCTGAGTAAGGGAATTTGCAGCTTCAAGCagcttttctgttttgttttgttttaattttcagCAGAAATAGGGAGATTTAAGCATCAACAGCAGGAGGTGATGTATGATCATATCTCCTTAGTTACTTGTCAGCAATCTGATTCAAGTGGCTGCACATAGCCTTGAGTGCCGTGCTGGGGACAAGCTGCAGGTTAGTCTGTGattgtttcatttcctttcttCTCCTCGCCCCTTGACTGATAGGAAATCTCTTCCAACAGGCCAGGTTTTCCCTGATACATGTTTCCCAATAGTTTGCTTGTAATTTTCTTCCGTCTTGAGTTTGTTGTAGCAATCATCTCCTACATTATCAAACTAAAGCATCCTCTCCCTTGTTTTGCTCACACACCAACATCTCTACATCAAAGCAGCGCAATGCGATTCTCTCTTATTAAAAGCGCAGCGTGCTGAGCATATGCTGGATCACAGATGTGGCTAAAAATAACATGCTCATATTGTTGTTTGTGTGATAGTACAAATGCCAGGTGTACAGTAGAGTCATTGTGTGACCAAGGGGTCTGCTGGGGTGTTCTGCAGTCAGGATGATGGACAGGCTCCACCAGCTCATTAAAGCCTGTGAACTGTGAAATTTTGTGAGGCAGCTCGCTCATACCGGGACCGTGCA
This Odontesthes bonariensis isolate fOdoBon6 chromosome 6, fOdoBon6.hap1, whole genome shotgun sequence DNA region includes the following protein-coding sequences:
- the ppp1r3c2b gene encoding protein phosphatase 1 regulatory subunit 3C-B-like isoform X2 — protein: MAHSAGLVEIAVRLCLNQREQLCPHVWVPILKPSRPCIRPQVSEQVSVDVLRQTSLHHPFSSFLDDLDDDVLIPIKNKRVVFADSWGYSLTAVRVFSDEEEQSDLGPLPSLQGLGSMTEDGYSCTVSTCCPGTQLKLGFPQPSLDFQAFRAKLAESMVILENCTVSEQALQGTVRVKNISFQKDVCARITFDSWLSFRDVPCTYVQKRFGGPQTDIFEFDIAIPKVLDAKRKIEFCLKYLPAGQSKPFWDNNNGQNYNIAVCVNSHLCHGKNLSES
- the phyhip gene encoding phytanoyl-CoA hydroxylase-interacting protein; protein product: MTEMDPPLSTPCNIQICEVTCDSFRIMWDMTSEDTARATHFFIDLSRKENKDPNRFKHRDVPTKLVAKAVPLPMAVRGHWFLSPRTEYCVAVQTAVRQPDGDYLVSEWSQVVEFCTGDYAMEHLQQLFDKAKGSAGRLLKFSLFYRNQHPEYFDFVRKECGGLMRPALKDNSGSHGSPINGKLQGVFFSCNTEFDTGLPPNDSPYGPLRFQIPAGHLLNPNICLYFADFYCMYTAYHYVVLVLAPVGTEGDTFCRTRLPMLDLASNPFLTYIAPQKQGEEPLYCHASDVILEVLFTEPVHLEGGCVEQISGRHQLMSLTTANAKKDPSCKVCNISVGR
- the ppp1r3c2b gene encoding protein phosphatase 1 regulatory subunit 3C-B-like isoform X1, producing the protein MEMSSPTVLPLVGLGSMAHSAGLVEIAVRLCLNQREQLCPHVWVPILKPSRPCIRPQVSEQVSVDVLRQTSLHHPFSSFLDDLDDDVLIPIKNKRVVFADSWGYSLTAVRVFSDEEEQSDLGPLPSLQGLGSMTEDGYSCTVSTCCPGTQLKLGFPQPSLDFQAFRAKLAESMVILENCTVSEQALQGTVRVKNISFQKDVCARITFDSWLSFRDVPCTYVQKRFGGPQTDIFEFDIAIPKVLDAKRKIEFCLKYLPAGQSKPFWDNNNGQNYNIAVCVNSHLCHGKNLSES